The window GTCCCTGCTGTATCGCCATCCCGCCGTCGACCAGGTGGCGATCGTCGCCTACCCCGACGAGCGGCTCGGCGAGCGCTGCTGCGCCGTCGTCGTGCCCAAGCACGGCCACACGTTCGACTTCGCATCGATGGCCGACTTCCTGAAGGCACAGAAAGTCACCCTGCAGTACATCCCGGAGCGGCTGATCGTGCGCGACGAGATGCCGTCGACGGCGACGGGGAAGATCCAGAAGTTCAGGCTGCGCGAGCTGTTGCGCAACGGGCTGCTCTGACATGGACACGTGTTACGAGGACGTCAACATAGGCGTCGAGCACGTTTCCCCCGGCAGGACCATCACTGAAGCCGACATCGTCGCCTTTTCTGCCTTCACGGGTGACTGGTTTCCCCTGCATTCGGACGAGGAGTACAGCAAGCGCGGACCGTTCAAGACCCGGATCGCCCAGGGGCTCCTTGGCCTGGCCCTGACCGAGGGGATGAAGTTCCGCATTCCCGAGTTCATGAGAATGGCCTACGTCGCCTCCCTGTACTGGAACTACCGATTCACGGCGCCCATTCACATCGGTGACACGCTGCGGCTCAAGGTTCGCATCGACAGCAAGCGCACGACCAAGAATCCGGAGCGCGGCCTCGTCGTCGAGTACATCGGCATGCTGAATCAACGCGACGAATTGGTCGGAGAGGGTGAGCACGGCCTGCTGATCCGCTGTCGTTCATAAGCGAATTTCACGAAAACAAAAAGGAAGGAGACAAGCAATGGAAAAGATCGTAAAGACCGCCAGACAACTGGTGGAGAAGACTGGACGCCATGTGGTTTCGGTCGCACCGGACGAAACTGTCATGACGGTGCTGCAGGCGATGGCCGACAGGGACGTCAATGGCGTCCTGGTCATCGACAAGGGGCAGCTGGTCGGCATCGTCACCGAGCGCGACTACGCCTTGAAGGTGGAACTCAAGGGCCGCACGGCCAAGGACACCCGGGCGCAGGAGATCATGACCCAGGACGTAATCTGCGCCTCCGCGGACGACTCCTGCGAGCGCTGCATGGAAGTCATGCACAAGGAGTGGGTGCGTCACCTCCCGGTGATCGAGCAGGGCAAGGTGATCGGCATGCTTTTCCTGCGCGACGTGCTGAAGGAAGTCGTCGCCGAGGACGAGCACCTCATCATGGATCTCGAGCGCGAGCGCATCGAGTCGGGTGGCAATACCGGCGGCAGCTACTGAGCCGGCATTGGCACCCCAACGCACTCGCCCCTAACCGCACTCGAGAGTCCTCAAATGTACGATTTCATCGTCGCCGTCGCGGCGCTGGCCTTCCTCATGTTCGTCGCCTACCGCGGATTCAGTGTCATCCTTTTCGCACCGGTGGCCGCGCTCGGCGCGGTGCTCTTGACCGATCCGTCGCTGGTACCCCCCATGTTTACCAGCGTGTTCATGGACAAGATGGTCGCCTTCGTCAAACTCTACTTCCCGGTCTTCCTGCTGGGGGCGGTGTTCGGCAAGGTGATCGAACTGTCGGGCTTTTCGAAGTCCATCGTGGCGGCCGTCATCAAGCTGGTGGGACGCGAGCGGACGATGCTCTCCATCGTGCTCGTCTGCGCCATCCTGACTTACGGCGGGGTATCGGTGTTCGTGGTGGTCTTCGCGGTCTACCCCTTCGCGGCCGAGATGTTCAGGCAGGCCGGCATCCCGAAGCGCCTCATCCCGGGAACCATCGCCCTGGGCGGCTTCACCTTCACGATGGACGCGCTGCCCGGCTCGCCGCAGATACAGAACATCATCCCAACGACCTTTTTCAAGACCAACACCTGGGCGGCTCCCTGGCTCGGCATCGCCGGCGCCGTCTTCATTCTCCTGGTGGGTCTCACTTATCTGAACTGGCGGCGCAAGCAGGCGGCGGCCCGAGGAGAAGGCTACGGCGAGGGCCACCACAACGAGCCCGAGGCGTATGCCGACGAGGCGCTGCCCAACCCGTGGATCGCCATGCTGCCGCTGGTGATGGTGGGGGTGCTGAATCGGGTGTTCATCGGCTGGATTCCGCAAGCCTACGGCGCAACCCACGAAATGACGCTGGCGGGTGGCACCAAACCCATCGTCACAGAAATCTCGAAGATCGCGGGCATCTGGGCCGTGGAAGCGGCACTCCTGGTGGGCATACTCACCGTGCTGGTGTTCGCCTTCAAGACGGTCAGCGCGAGGTTCGCCGAGGGCACCAAGGCGGCGGTAGCGGGCTCGCTCATGGCCTCGATGAACACCGCCTCCGAATATGGCTTCGGTGCCATCATCGCAGGCCTGCCGGGCTTCCTCATCATCGCCGACGCACTGAAGGCCATTCCCAATCCGCTGATCAATGAGGCGATCACGGTCACCACGCTGGCGGGCATCACCGGCTCCGCCACGGGCGGCATGAGTATCGCGCTCGCGGCGATGGCAGAGCAGTTCATCGCCGCTGCACACGCCACGGGGATCCCGCTGGAAGTCCTTCACCGAGTGGCCTCGATGTCCAGCGGCGGCATGGACACCCTGCCCCACAACGGCGCCGTCATCACCCTGCTTGCAGTGACCGGCCTCACCCATCGCCAGTCCTACGGCGACATCTTCGCCGTCACCTGCATCAAGACCGCGTCGGTGTTCGTGGTCATTGCTTTCTACTACCTGACCGGCCTGTATTGAGGACGCGACCGGGGGTCTTGGGGCCGCAGCGCGATCTCCCGCTACTGCGCCCCCAAGTACCGCAAATACGCCACCAACTCCCAAATCTGCTCCGCACTGAACGCCGCTCCCCACGGCGGCATCACATCCGCACCGACGCGCCCCTTCGTGATCGTCTCGAACATCACAGGCACCGGCAGATCCTTGCGCCCCTTGAAATCCGGTGCCCGGCCGCCGACGCCCTCGAAGCCGTGGCAGTAGCCCGCGCAGGTCTTGTTGAAGCGCTTGCGGCCGGCTTCGATGCGCGCCGAATCGTCGAGCGCGAACGGCGCTTGCGGCTCGCCGACGGCGACATTCGCCTCAGTTGCAACATCCCGCGGCGGCGGCCCAACCGCCACGCACTCGAAAGACAGCCCCGCGCATAGCGCCAGCACCGCGACGGCCTGCCCCAACCGCTGGCCGCGACGGGAAAACGTCATCCCAAACATCATCGATTTACCCATGGCAATTCCCCAGAAAAAACGGGGCGGCGATCCTTAACCGCCCCGCGAACAAGAGCGGGAGCCAAGACCCGCCCAAGGAGGAAGACGAAAAGCGTTCAGTCGACCGTAAAGGCGATCAGCGCCGCGCCGCCCGGCAGGTCCTTGATCTGCGGGTAGGCGCCGGCGAGGAAGCCCGGCGCGTGCGAGCCCAGCCCGGTCGGCACGACGATGTACTGGCGCCCGCCCGCCGCGTAGCTCACCGGCCCGCCGCGCAGCCCTGAGCCGGCGTTGAAGCGCCACAGCTCCTTGCCGTTGTCGGCGTCGTAGGCGTAGATGCGCCCTTCCATGTCGCCGGTGAACACCAGCCCGCCCGCAGTGGTCAGCACGCTGGAGAGCGGCGGCATGTCGTAGCGGATGCTCCAC is drawn from Azoarcus sp. DN11 and contains these coding sequences:
- a CDS encoding MaoC/PaaZ C-terminal domain-containing protein, which encodes MDTCYEDVNIGVEHVSPGRTITEADIVAFSAFTGDWFPLHSDEEYSKRGPFKTRIAQGLLGLALTEGMKFRIPEFMRMAYVASLYWNYRFTAPIHIGDTLRLKVRIDSKRTTKNPERGLVVEYIGMLNQRDELVGEGEHGLLIRCRS
- a CDS encoding CBS domain-containing protein, which gives rise to MEKIVKTARQLVEKTGRHVVSVAPDETVMTVLQAMADRDVNGVLVIDKGQLVGIVTERDYALKVELKGRTAKDTRAQEIMTQDVICASADDSCERCMEVMHKEWVRHLPVIEQGKVIGMLFLRDVLKEVVAEDEHLIMDLERERIESGGNTGGSY
- a CDS encoding GntP family permease, which encodes MYDFIVAVAALAFLMFVAYRGFSVILFAPVAALGAVLLTDPSLVPPMFTSVFMDKMVAFVKLYFPVFLLGAVFGKVIELSGFSKSIVAAVIKLVGRERTMLSIVLVCAILTYGGVSVFVVVFAVYPFAAEMFRQAGIPKRLIPGTIALGGFTFTMDALPGSPQIQNIIPTTFFKTNTWAAPWLGIAGAVFILLVGLTYLNWRRKQAAARGEGYGEGHHNEPEAYADEALPNPWIAMLPLVMVGVLNRVFIGWIPQAYGATHEMTLAGGTKPIVTEISKIAGIWAVEAALLVGILTVLVFAFKTVSARFAEGTKAAVAGSLMASMNTASEYGFGAIIAGLPGFLIIADALKAIPNPLINEAITVTTLAGITGSATGGMSIALAAMAEQFIAAAHATGIPLEVLHRVASMSSGGMDTLPHNGAVITLLAVTGLTHRQSYGDIFAVTCIKTASVFVVIAFYYLTGLY
- a CDS encoding cytochrome c, whose protein sequence is MGKSMMFGMTFSRRGQRLGQAVAVLALCAGLSFECVAVGPPPRDVATEANVAVGEPQAPFALDDSARIEAGRKRFNKTCAGYCHGFEGVGGRAPDFKGRKDLPVPVMFETITKGRVGADVMPPWGAAFSAEQIWELVAYLRYLGAQ